Proteins encoded in a region of the Tribolium castaneum strain GA2 chromosome 7, icTriCast1.1, whole genome shotgun sequence genome:
- the LOC657862 gene encoding uncharacterized protein LOC657862, with protein MANSLLLQAGLLICSICAVRSEVFTALADLEDLLETEALLINTLENYIKAEEEKLGYLKRYAAIYKNQHDKASENVQVYVANPINAYTLVKRLTADWREVENLINSDLSLDCLANITHIKETMKFPTDEDLNGAAVALTRLQDTYRLDTSSLARGELNGVKYSSELSAADCFELGRQSYNNEDYYHTQLWMREADARLKREANETVDRSDILEYLAFSTYKQGNIPLALDLTNKLLEILPSHPRALGNKIYYEDELQKSVNTKKKGDDGGEPEGESKPYVDPYGREFYEQLCRGEISLPVEKASKLKCFYLSRNQPFLKIAPFKVEEAHHRPDIFIFRDVLADSEIATIKRMAQPRFKRATVQNTDTGELEIAQYRISKSAWLKEEEHKHIADVSQRVSDMTGLTMSTAEELQVVNYGIGGHYEPHFDFARRDERNAFKSLGTGNRIATVLFYMSDVEQGGATVFPSIQVSLWPQKGSAAFWYNLHPSGDGDKMTRHAACPVLTGSKWVSNKWIHERGQEFRRPCTLERPSEDLVASVTSREHKMNNSLFLQTVLLFCSIYTTRSEVFTAIAGLEDLLQTESRLIHTLGNYIKDQGKNLEILKRYYQNYKNHYDKASKNVHLHVTNPINAYILIKKLTLDWKRVEVLITRSHNLEWKSRLKNIRKTMQFPTERDLDGALDALIRLQDTYRLDTAALARGEISGVKSSSELSADDCFQIGRKLYETGDNYHTQLWMKEADARLWEEGGTVRRSDILEYWAYSVYKQGNVSLALDLTNKLLEILPYHSRALRNKFYYEQELQNPVDKTKKDQDHVEDVEKEVYKKLCRAEISLPEAKSSKLKCFYQNSNHPFLRIAPFKVEQAHLDPDILIFHNVLSDCEIETMKQLAQSRLVTAVFENPHSKQLELFPFRISKVAWLEDQEHQHLAVVAQRVAHMTGLTLSTAEEFQVVNYGIGGHYEPHFDFQSTVDPAIGSRIETVLFYLSDVEQGGATVFPEIQVSVWPQKGSAVVWFNLHPSGDGDQRTKHAGCPVLIGSKWMDPRTRTGVSQTLYLKFVVK; from the exons ATGGCAAATTCTTTGTTGTTGCAAGCGGGTTTATTGATTTGCTCGATTTGTGCAGTTAGGAGTGAGGTTTTCACTGCACTTGCTGATTTAGAGGATCTACTAGAGACCGAAGCGCTACTAATCAACACTCtcgaaaattatattaaagcggaagaagaaaaattagGGTATTTGAAGAG ATATGCggcaatttacaaaaatcagCACGACAAAGCGTCAGAAAACGTGCAAGTGTACGTCGCCAATCCGATTAATGCTTACACTCTTGTTAAAAGACTGACAGCGGATTGGCGAGAAGTGGAAAATTTGATCAACAGTGATCTGAGTTTAG ATTGTTTAGCGAATATAACTCATATTAAGGAAACTATGAAATTTCCGACTGACGAAGACCTTAACGGGGCTGCCGTAGCCTTGACTCGCCTCCAGGACACCTACAGACTTGACACCTCGTCGTTGGCTCGCGGCGAACTAAACGGAGTGAAATACAGCTCCGAACTGAGCGCTGCTGATTGTTTCGAATTAGGCAGACAATCCTACAACAATGAGGATTATTATCACACCCAATTGTGGATGCGAGAAGCCGACGCTCGGCTCAAGCGAGAGGCTAATGAAACGGTAGACAGGAGCGATATATTGGAATACTTGGCTTTTTCGACGTACAAACAAG GTAACATCCCTCTAGCACTGGATCTCACAAACAAACTCCTCGAAATACTCCCAAGTCATCCACGCGCACTTGGAAACAAGATCTACTACGAGGATGAGTTACAGAAATCCGTAAATACGAAGAAAAAGGGAGATGATGGAGGGGAGCCTGAAGGGGAATCTAAACCATACGTTGATCCTTACGGACGGGAGTTTTACGAACAGTTGTGTCGGGGGGAAATTTCCCTCCCGGTGGAGAAAGCCTCCAAACTGAAGTGTTTTTACCTCAGTAGGAACCAGCCGTTCCTTAAAATTGCTCCCTTCAAAGTTGAAGAAGCTCACCACAGGCCtgatattttcatttttcgggATGTGTTGGCCGATAGCGAGATTGCAACGATCAAACGAATGGCACAACCTAGG TTTAAGAGAGCCACCGTTCAAAACACTGACACTGGCGAACTAGAGATCGCCCAATACAGAATCAGCAAATCAGCCTGGCTCAAGGAGGAAGAACACAAACACATCGCTGATGTTTCCCAAAGAGTCAGCGATATGACAGGGCTGACAATGTCAACAGCTGAGGAACTCCAAGTCGTCAATTACGGAATTGGCGGCCATTACGAACCCCATTTTGATTTTGCTCGG CGAGACGAGAGAAACGCCTTCAAAAGCCTGGGAACTGGCAACAGAATCGCAACCGTGCTCTTCTAC atGAGCGACGTGGAGCAAGGCGGCGCCACGGTTTTCCCCAGCATCCAGGTCTCTTTGTGGCCCCAAAAAGGCTCAGCTGCCTTCTGGTACAACCTTCACCCTAGTGGTGACGGCGATAAAATGACAAGGCATGCGGCATGTCCGGTTCTAACCGGCTCCAAATGGg TTTCGAATAAGTGGATCCATGAGCGAGGGCAAGAATTTCGGAGGCCTTGTACTTTGGAAAGACCCAGTGAGGACCTAGTGGCG AGTGTTACAAGTAGAGAACATAAAATGAACAATTccttatttttgcaaacagTTCTGCTGTTCTGTTCGATTTACACGACCAGAAGTGAGGTTTTTACAGCAATTGCCGGTTTGGAAGACCTTCTACAAACTGAATCCCGTCTTATCCACACTTTAGGAAATTATATCAAAGATCAAGGAAAGAActtggaaattttaaaacg ttattaccaaaattacaaaaatcatTATGACAAAGCGTCAAAAAACGTTCACCTGCACGTTACTAATCCCATAAATGCCTACATTTTAATCAAGAAACTAACGCTTGACTGGAAAAGAGTCGAAGTTCTGATCACGAGGAGCCATAACTTAG AATGGAAGTCACGCTTGAAAAATATTAGGAAAACGATGCAATTTCCCACCGAAAGAGACCTGGATGGGGCTTTAGACGCCCTAATCCGCCTCCAAGACACGTACCGACTGGACACCGCAGCCCTGGCTCGGGGCGAAATAAGCGGAGTCAAGTCCAGCTCGGAACTGTCCGCTGATGATTGTTTCCAAATCGGTAGAAAATTATACGAGACTGGCGATAATTATCACACGCAGTTGTGGATGAAGGAAGCCGATGCCAGGCTCTGGGAAGAGGGTGGAACGGTACGGAGGAGCGATATATTGGAGTATTGGGCTTATTCGGTGTATAAACAAg GTAACGTCTCCCTGGCATTGGATCTTACGAACAAACTTCTCGAAATCCTCCCATATCATAGTCGGGCACTCaggaacaaattttattacgaaCAGGAGTTACAGAACCCAGTTGATAAGACGAAAAAAGACCAGGATCACGTAGAAGATGTTGAAAAGGAAGTTTATAAAAAGTTATGCCGGGCTGAGATTTCGCTCCCGGAAGCGAAATCATCTAAACTTAAGTGTTTTTACCAAAACAGTAACCACCCATTTCTTAGGATTGCCCCCTTCAAGGTTGAACAAGCTCACTTGGACCCTGACATTCTAATCTTCCACAATGTCTTGTCCGATTGTGAGATTGAAACAATGAAACAATTGGCACAATCTAGG TTGGTAACGGCCGTTTTTGAAAATCCCCACTCCAAACAACTGGAACTGTTCCCGTTCAGAATCAGCAAAGTCGCTTGGCTCGAAGACCAAGAACACCAACACCTGGCTGTGGTGGCACAAAGAGTCGCCCACATGACAGGACTAACACTGTCAACGGCAGAAGAGTTCCAAGTGGTTAATTACGGTATTGGTGGTCACTACGAGCCACATTTTGATTTTCAGTCAACTGTGGATCCTGCCATTGGCAGTAGAATCGAAACTGTGCTGTTTTAC ttgagTGACGTGGAGCAAGGTGGGGCTACTGTTTTTCCCGAAATTCAAGTCTCCGTGTGGCCCCAAAAAGGCTCAGCTGTGGTGTGGTTCAACCTACATCCGAGTGGTGACGGTGATCAAAGGACGAAACATGCAGGATGTCCGGTTCTAATCGGCTCGAAATgga TGGATCCACGAACGCGGACAGGAGTTTCTCAGACCTTGTACTTAAAATTTgtggtgaaataa